The genomic DNA AAAAAAGCATCTCAAAAAATAGGAGAGGTAAATATTTTTATAGGAGGAATTGCTAATGATTAAAAAGAAAATTGATGGAAAAATTTATTCAGAATTAATTACTTCCGGAGCGAATAATTTGATAAATAACAAAAATAGAATTGATGCTCTTAATGTTTTCCCAGTTCCTGATGGTGACACAGGTACTAATATGTCATCAACAGTTGAGATGGCGGCGAAGGCTCTTGAAAATTATTCAAGTGATAATCTAGGCGAAGTTGCTAATTTTGTTGCTAAAAATATGCTATTAGGAGCTAGAGGTAATTCAGGTGTTATTTTAAGTCAAATTTTTAAAGGTTTCGCTTTAGCTTTTTCTGAAAAAGAAGAAGTAGATATTTTAGGTTTTCTTGAAGGCTTTAAAAAAGCAACTGAAAAAGCATATGGTTCAGTTTTAAAACCAATAGAAGGAACAATATTAACTGTTATTAGAGAAACAACAGAATCTCTTGAAGCAAAAATAAATAATTTTACTTCTTTTGAAGAATTATTTAAAGCAGCATTTGAATCTTCAAGAATAGCTTGTGATAATACTCCAAATAAATTAAAAATATTGCGTGAAGTAGGTGTAACTGATTCTGGTGGAGAAGGATTACATAATTTTATTGAAGGTATTTATAAATATTTTAAAGGTGAACCTGTAAAAATTTCTAATGACGAGACATCAATTGATACTTTTATAAGTAACAAAGAAGTTTATAATGGTGAATTTGGCTATTGTACAGAATTTATTATTGAATTAAATTCAATAGAAGACTTTGACAAAAAACAATTTGAAAAACAACTTAATAAAAAAGCTAATTCTTTAGTAGTTGTTCAAGACGATAAATTAGTGAAGGTTCATGGACATACACTAAAACCTGGTGATTTATTAAATTTTGGTCAAAAATTTGGTGAATTTATAAAAATAAAATCTGAAAATATGACAATTCAAGCAGAGGACTCTAGAAACAAAAATGTTGTATTAAATAATATTGACAAAAAAGGTGAAACAAAAAAATGCGGTATAGTTTCATGTAATTTAGGTTCAGGTATTATTGAAAAAATGCGTGAATTAGGCTGTGATGTAATAATTGAAAGTGGTCAAACTCAAAACCCAAGTGCATTAGATATTATTGAAGCTATAAAAAATTGTGACGCTGAAAATGTATTTATTTTACCAAATAATAAAAATATTTTCTTAACAGCTGAACAAGCCGCACAAGCAACAAGAGATAAAAAAGTTTACATTATACCTACATCAACTCAAATCCAAGGTATTAATGCTATTTCGGTATTTAATAGCGATGTTAGTCCTGAAGAAAATA from Mycoplasmopsis maculosa includes the following:
- a CDS encoding DAK2 domain-containing protein, with protein sequence MIKKKIDGKIYSELITSGANNLINNKNRIDALNVFPVPDGDTGTNMSSTVEMAAKALENYSSDNLGEVANFVAKNMLLGARGNSGVILSQIFKGFALAFSEKEEVDILGFLEGFKKATEKAYGSVLKPIEGTILTVIRETTESLEAKINNFTSFEELFKAAFESSRIACDNTPNKLKILREVGVTDSGGEGLHNFIEGIYKYFKGEPVKISNDETSIDTFISNKEVYNGEFGYCTEFIIELNSIEDFDKKQFEKQLNKKANSLVVVQDDKLVKVHGHTLKPGDLLNFGQKFGEFIKIKSENMTIQAEDSRNKNVVLNNIDKKGETKKCGIVSCNLGSGIIEKMRELGCDVIIESGQTQNPSALDIIEAIKNCDAENVFILPNNKNIFLTAEQAAQATRDKKVYIIPTSTQIQGINAISVFNSDVSPEENTELMNEMISMVQTGEVTTAVRNTQINGVKIKEGKFISILDGKIKLCVDTYLEAAKKLIKKTANEDTQLITIYYGNEASELDAAELEDYIRRYFECDVAIINGNQPNYFFIIGFE